One genomic window of Chitinophagaceae bacterium includes the following:
- the tuf gene encoding elongation factor Tu: MAKEKFERTKPHVNIGTIGHVDHGKTTLTSAITYVLSKQGLAEVKSYDSIDNAPEEKERGITINTAHVEYQTKSRHYAHVDCPGHADYIKNMVTGAAQMDGAILVVAATDGPMPQTREHILLARQVGVPQVVVFMNKVDLVDDPELLELVEMEIRELLTFYKFDGDKAAVIRGSALGALNNDPAGLQSIQDLMDAVDKEIPVPVRAKDKAFLMPVEDVFSITGRGTVATGRIERGMIHTGDPVEIIGLQDQSLKSTVTGVEMFRKILDDGEAGDNVGLLLRGIEKDDIRRGMVVCAPGSITPHTEFKCEVYVLSKEEGGRHTPFFNNYRPQFYLRTTDVTGEVQLPSGVEMVMPGDNISISVKLITPVAMEKGLRFAIREGGRTVGAGQVTEIIK; this comes from the coding sequence ATGGCTAAAGAAAAATTCGAACGTACCAAACCGCACGTTAATATTGGTACTATCGGTCACGTGGATCACGGAAAGACCACGCTCACCTCTGCGATTACCTACGTGCTTTCTAAACAGGGTTTGGCTGAAGTGAAGTCTTACGACTCCATTGACAATGCTCCTGAAGAAAAAGAACGTGGTATCACGATCAATACAGCCCACGTGGAGTATCAGACTAAGAGTCGTCACTACGCTCACGTTGATTGTCCTGGTCACGCCGATTACATTAAGAACATGGTGACAGGTGCCGCACAAATGGACGGTGCTATCCTTGTGGTTGCTGCCACTGACGGTCCGATGCCACAAACGCGGGAACATATTCTGTTAGCCCGTCAGGTTGGTGTTCCACAGGTTGTGGTGTTCATGAACAAAGTGGATCTGGTTGATGATCCTGAATTGCTTGAACTTGTTGAAATGGAAATTCGTGAATTACTGACTTTCTATAAGTTTGATGGTGATAAAGCTGCTGTTATTCGTGGTTCTGCTTTAGGTGCATTGAACAACGATCCTGCTGGTCTTCAGTCTATCCAGGATTTGATGGATGCCGTTGACAAAGAGATTCCTGTTCCTGTTCGTGCTAAGGATAAAGCTTTCCTGATGCCGGTGGAGGACGTTTTCTCTATTACCGGCCGCGGTACAGTTGCCACCGGACGTATTGAAAGAGGGATGATTCATACCGGTGATCCGGTGGAAATTATAGGTCTTCAGGACCAGTCATTAAAATCGACTGTTACAGGTGTTGAAATGTTCAGAAAAATTTTGGACGATGGTGAAGCCGGTGATAACGTTGGTTTGCTGTTACGTGGTATTGAAAAGGATGACATCCGTCGTGGGATGGTAGTTTGTGCTCCAGGATCCATTACACCTCATACAGAATTTAAATGTGAAGTGTATGTGCTTTCTAAAGAGGAAGGTGGTCGTCACACACCATTTTTCAACAATTACCGCCCTCAGTTCTATCTCCGTACAACAGATGTTACAGGAGAAGTTCAATTGCCAAGTGGTGTTGAAATGGTAATGCCAGGTGATAACATTTCTATCTCTGTGAAACTCATTACGCCTGTTGCCATGGAAAAGGGATTGCGTTTTGCAATTCGCGAAGGTGGACGTACGGTAGGTGCTGGCCAGGTTACTGAGATCATTAAGTAG
- the secE gene encoding preprotein translocase subunit SecE: MNQITNFFTETYNELMHKVSWPTWEELQASTVVVTVAAVIVAFIVFVMDKAADLAMTTFYHLF, encoded by the coding sequence ATGAATCAAATCACAAATTTTTTCACTGAAACCTACAATGAGCTCATGCACAAGGTTTCGTGGCCCACGTGGGAAGAGTTGCAGGCAAGTACAGTAGTTGTTACGGTAGCAGCAGTTATCGTGGCGTTTATTGTTTTTGTAATGGATAAAGCTGCAGACTTAGCGATGACCACATTTTACCATTTATTCTAA
- the nusG gene encoding transcription termination/antitermination factor NusG produces MSEEKKWYVMRVISGKERKIKEYIENEISRSGWNEIISQVLVPMEKVYKVKDGKKVIKERTFYPGYILLEANETKMNGDMFSAIKNISGVINFLGGAKPQPLRKTEVNRILGKVDEMAEVGETISEPFLIGENVKITDGPFNDFIGLIEEVNEEKKKLKVTVKIFGRKTPVELNYAQVEKQ; encoded by the coding sequence ATGTCTGAAGAGAAAAAATGGTATGTGATGAGGGTGATCAGTGGTAAGGAGCGCAAGATCAAGGAGTACATTGAAAATGAAATAAGCCGCAGTGGTTGGAATGAAATCATTTCCCAGGTACTTGTTCCCATGGAAAAGGTTTATAAAGTCAAAGACGGCAAAAAGGTAATTAAAGAGCGCACTTTTTATCCTGGATATATATTGCTTGAGGCAAATGAGACAAAGATGAATGGCGATATGTTTTCGGCGATTAAAAATATTTCAGGGGTGATTAATTTTTTAGGAGGTGCAAAGCCACAGCCACTTCGTAAAACTGAAGTAAACCGGATTTTAGGTAAGGTGGATGAAATGGCAGAGGTTGGTGAAACCATCAGCGAGCCGTTCCTTATTGGAGAAAATGTTAAAATAACAGATGGCCCATTCAATGATTTTATCGGACTGATTGAAGAGGTGAATGAGGAGAAGAAAAAATTGAAGGTGACTGTAAAAATCTTTGGCAGAAAGACACCAGTAGAATTAAACTACGCACAGGTAGAAAAGCAATAA
- the rplK gene encoding 50S ribosomal protein L11, which yields MAKEIETFIKLQVKGGAANPAPPIGPALGAKGVNIMEFCKRFNAQTQDKPGKTLPVVITVFKDKSFEFIIKQPPVAISLLEATKKEKGSAVPNRNKIGSVNWEQVQKIAEEKMSDLNCFTLNSAMKMVAGTARSMGLTVEGTAPF from the coding sequence ATGGCTAAAGAAATTGAAACATTCATAAAACTACAGGTAAAGGGTGGTGCAGCGAATCCCGCTCCTCCTATTGGACCTGCTCTTGGCGCAAAAGGCGTAAACATCATGGAGTTCTGCAAACGATTTAACGCGCAGACTCAGGATAAGCCCGGAAAGACATTGCCTGTAGTAATCACTGTTTTTAAGGATAAGTCTTTTGAGTTCATCATCAAGCAGCCACCGGTTGCCATATCACTTCTGGAAGCAACTAAAAAGGAGAAAGGCAGCGCAGTACCAAATCGCAATAAAATTGGCAGTGTAAACTGGGAGCAGGTTCAAAAGATTGCTGAGGAAAAAATGAGCGACCTGAATTGCTTTACGCTTAATTCGGCCATGAAAATGGTAGCAGGTACAGCCCGCTCTATGGGATTGACTGTTGAAGGCACAGCACCATTTTAA
- the nusB gene encoding transcription antitermination factor NusB, producing the protein MLSRRNVRIKVMQTVYAHTHDHEKTVERLEKTMLENINSFYRAFLYNLYILSKTTEFVIQDVQIRAGKHIPSAEDNFLSVQLFHNFIIQHFVETEEIYKEMRREKLDNRIEEDYFRQFFQALKKTPEYYAYSHLENPLLPDDKEIISFLYKKILYPNETFQQHIEDIFPGWLDDKDAIYHSVMNTITALSPAQKSFVVRDSKETKEEKQFAIQLLRSTLHHETELDELIAPFLENWDKERLAMMDFILMKMAVSEMLYLPEIPLKVTMNEYIDLAKLYSTPKSGEFINGILDAIMKKLKEDGKILKEGRGVKED; encoded by the coding sequence ATGCTTTCCAGAAGAAATGTTCGTATTAAGGTAATGCAAACAGTGTATGCTCATACACATGACCATGAGAAAACTGTAGAGCGCTTAGAAAAAACGATGCTGGAAAACATTAACAGTTTTTACAGGGCATTTCTTTACAATTTGTATATACTTTCTAAAACCACTGAGTTTGTAATCCAGGATGTTCAGATTCGTGCAGGAAAACACATCCCCTCAGCAGAAGATAATTTTCTCTCTGTACAGCTTTTTCATAATTTCATTATTCAGCATTTTGTAGAGACGGAAGAAATCTATAAAGAAATGCGCCGGGAAAAACTAGACAACCGCATTGAAGAAGATTATTTCCGGCAATTCTTTCAGGCACTCAAAAAAACACCTGAGTACTATGCCTATTCCCATTTGGAAAATCCTTTGTTGCCGGATGACAAGGAAATCATCTCTTTCCTCTATAAGAAAATTCTTTATCCAAATGAAACATTCCAGCAACACATTGAAGATATATTTCCCGGATGGCTGGATGACAAAGATGCCATTTATCACTCAGTTATGAATACGATAACAGCTTTATCACCGGCTCAAAAATCATTTGTAGTAAGAGATTCAAAAGAGACAAAAGAAGAAAAGCAATTTGCTATTCAACTCCTTCGCAGCACACTTCACCACGAAACCGAACTCGATGAGTTGATTGCACCTTTTCTGGAAAACTGGGACAAGGAGCGTCTCGCCATGATGGATTTCATATTGATGAAAATGGCTGTGAGTGAAATGCTTTACCTGCCTGAAATTCCACTTAAGGTCACCATGAACGAATATATTGATCTTGCCAAATTATACAGCACTCCAAAAAGCGGTGAATTCATTAACGGCATTCTGGATGCCATAATGAAAAAGCTGAAAGAAGATGGAAAAATTCTTAAGGAAGGTCGTGGCGTAAAAGAAGATTGA
- a CDS encoding Glu/Leu/Phe/Val dehydrogenase has translation MAVATNAPAEISTPFSVFDRMASMDHEEVVFCHDKSSGLRSIIAIHNTVLGPALGGTRFWNYASDQEAITDALRLSRGMTYKAAITGLHLGGGKAVIIGDSRKEKSEALFRRYGKFVQSLGGKYITAEDVGTSKEDMEWIARETKYVTGLPEYLGGSGDPSPFTALGVYMGMKAAAKKVYGNDLLQGKKVIVQGIGHVGEHLVNYLEQEGAIIYVTDIYADRLMAISKKHKVTAVKPEDVYIQDVDIYAPCALGATVNDDTIHKLKCSIIAGGANNQLAIEEKHGQILIDKGILYAPDFVINAGGLINVGMELETYNRERVKTETEKIYQRTLDIFSYAQDKKIPTYKAANEIAEERIQSIAHLNARR, from the coding sequence ATGGCTGTTGCTACCAACGCTCCCGCAGAAATTTCCACTCCATTTTCGGTATTTGACCGGATGGCCTCCATGGATCATGAAGAAGTGGTGTTTTGTCACGATAAATCTTCCGGATTAAGGTCAATAATTGCCATTCACAATACAGTGTTGGGACCGGCATTAGGTGGCACACGTTTCTGGAATTATGCAAGTGATCAGGAAGCCATTACAGATGCTCTTCGCTTATCCCGTGGAATGACTTACAAAGCTGCGATAACCGGCCTTCATCTGGGCGGAGGAAAAGCAGTGATCATTGGTGATTCGCGCAAAGAAAAATCTGAAGCATTGTTTCGCCGGTATGGAAAATTTGTTCAAAGTCTCGGCGGAAAGTACATAACGGCGGAAGATGTTGGGACCTCGAAAGAGGATATGGAATGGATTGCCCGCGAAACAAAATATGTTACCGGACTGCCGGAATATCTGGGCGGAAGCGGAGATCCTTCCCCATTTACCGCATTAGGTGTTTACATGGGAATGAAAGCTGCTGCTAAAAAAGTGTATGGCAATGATTTGTTACAAGGAAAAAAAGTAATCGTACAGGGAATCGGGCACGTAGGCGAACACCTGGTTAATTACCTGGAACAGGAAGGTGCAATAATTTATGTTACTGACATTTATGCAGACCGGCTTATGGCAATAAGCAAGAAGCATAAAGTAACCGCTGTGAAACCGGAAGACGTTTATATACAGGACGTTGATATTTACGCACCTTGTGCGCTTGGTGCCACGGTGAATGATGATACCATTCATAAACTAAAATGTTCCATCATTGCCGGTGGCGCAAATAATCAGTTGGCCATTGAAGAAAAACATGGCCAGATTCTGATCGACAAAGGTATTTTATATGCACCCGATTTTGTAATTAATGCCGGTGGACTGATAAACGTAGGGATGGAACTGGAAACATATAACCGCGAACGCGTGAAAACAGAGACTGAAAAAATTTATCAACGCACACTTGATATTTTCAGCTATGCGCAAGACAAAAAAATACCTACTTATAAAGCCGCGAATGAAATTGCGGAAGAGCGCATTCAAAGCATTGCGCATTTGAATGCAAGAAGATAA
- a CDS encoding ABC transporter ATP-binding protein: MNHLKALHKYLYKYRLRLAMGIVFITCSNLFGVYSPQVVRHAVDMITSQISYHQFYSKSGLDHEFMKLFGISILFFGMVVVVLAILRGIFLFFMRQTIIVMSRLIEYDQKNEIFAHYQKLHLDFYKRNNTGDLMSRITEDVSRVRMYTGPAIMYTINLLVLFIMVIYTMVRVNLELTLYTVAPLPILGYSIYYVNGIIQRKSEAIQRQLSFLTTISQESFSGIRVIKSYVQEKFMNNYFNQECENYRGNNLELAKVEAIYFPLIFLLVGLSTVLTIFIGGTQVIQGKITSGNIAEFVIYINMLTWPIASVGWVMALVQRAAASQKRIDEFLRVTPEITSQSSAGMKVKGLIEFRHVSFTYPTTGIHALKNVSFTVKPGERMAIIGRTGSGKSTLGQLIVRMYDPDSGLILLDGKEIKSLDLFALRRQIGYVSQDVFLFSDSVFNNIGFGMEAEDFDKEKVVEAATYAAVHSDILQLPEQYETIVGERGVTLSGGQKQRISIARALIKDPKVVVFDDCLSAVDAQTEKNILGYLDTFLHDRTTIIITHRIFSLFNFDKIIVIDDGAIAEEGNHDSLMRQKGVYYELFERQLLEEKRAVDAPVS; the protein is encoded by the coding sequence ATGAACCATTTAAAAGCGCTCCATAAATATTTGTATAAGTACCGTTTGCGGCTGGCAATGGGTATTGTATTTATCACGTGTTCCAATTTGTTTGGTGTCTATTCGCCACAGGTGGTCCGGCACGCTGTTGATATGATTACCAGCCAGATTTCGTATCATCAGTTTTACAGCAAATCCGGACTCGATCACGAATTCATGAAGCTGTTTGGAATTTCAATTTTGTTTTTTGGAATGGTGGTAGTGGTGCTGGCCATTCTTCGGGGTATATTTTTGTTTTTTATGCGGCAAACCATCATTGTGATGTCAAGGCTGATAGAATATGATCAAAAAAATGAAATCTTCGCGCATTATCAAAAGCTTCACCTCGATTTTTATAAGCGCAATAATACCGGCGATCTCATGTCGAGGATTACAGAAGATGTTTCCAGGGTAAGGATGTATACTGGTCCCGCAATTATGTACACCATCAACCTGTTAGTGTTGTTTATCATGGTAATTTATACCATGGTAAGAGTTAACCTGGAGCTGACTTTGTATACTGTGGCACCCTTACCGATATTAGGGTATTCCATTTATTATGTGAATGGTATCATTCAAAGAAAGAGCGAAGCCATTCAAAGGCAGTTGTCCTTTTTAACCACCATTTCACAAGAATCATTTTCAGGTATTCGCGTCATCAAATCATATGTGCAGGAGAAGTTCATGAATAACTATTTCAATCAGGAATGTGAAAATTACAGAGGCAATAATCTCGAACTGGCAAAGGTGGAAGCGATTTATTTTCCCCTCATTTTTTTACTGGTTGGGTTAAGTACGGTGCTGACCATTTTTATTGGAGGAACCCAGGTAATCCAGGGGAAAATTACCTCCGGAAACATTGCGGAATTTGTGATTTACATCAATATGCTTACATGGCCAATTGCCTCAGTAGGCTGGGTGATGGCATTGGTTCAACGTGCTGCAGCGTCTCAAAAACGGATTGATGAGTTTCTCCGTGTTACACCTGAAATTACTTCGCAATCTTCAGCCGGAATGAAAGTGAAAGGGCTGATTGAATTCAGACATGTTTCATTTACTTATCCGACAACTGGTATCCACGCATTAAAAAATGTATCGTTTACAGTGAAGCCGGGAGAGCGAATGGCCATTATTGGAAGAACAGGGTCAGGGAAATCTACGCTTGGACAATTGATCGTGCGGATGTATGATCCTGATTCCGGGTTGATATTGCTGGATGGAAAAGAAATTAAATCTTTGGACTTGTTTGCGCTCAGACGTCAGATCGGGTATGTTTCACAGGATGTTTTTTTATTCTCTGATTCTGTATTTAACAATATTGGTTTTGGAATGGAGGCAGAAGATTTCGATAAAGAAAAAGTAGTGGAAGCGGCAACTTATGCTGCTGTACATTCAGATATCCTGCAGCTCCCGGAACAATACGAAACAATTGTTGGCGAGCGCGGTGTTACATTATCGGGCGGACAAAAGCAGCGTATATCTATTGCGCGTGCACTCATCAAAGATCCGAAGGTTGTTGTATTTGATGATTGCCTGTCAGCAGTGGATGCGCAAACAGAAAAAAATATCCTGGGTTACCTTGATACGTTTCTTCATGACCGAACCACGATTATTATTACGCACCGGATATTTTCGTTGTTCAATTTTGACAAGATCATTGTGATTGATGATGGTGCCATAGCAGAAGAGGGTAATCATGATTCACTAATGCGGCAAAAGGGTGTATACTATGAATTATTTGAGCGCCAGCTCCTGGAGGAGAAAAGAGCAGTTGACGCTCCTGTTTCTTAA
- a CDS encoding DUF3276 family protein, with product MEEKKGNFKSDSVFSKKLRAGKRRTYFFDVKSTKANDYFLTITESKKRQDDSYERFKIFLYKEDFNKFLESLTETIDHVKTELMPHYDFDEFAKRQAEYEKNREMNRLEGGDAETEHHDLTFAADAPAKNFDEPIKDVQPEPPAPSAPPPPPVDHVDDDDLKW from the coding sequence GTGGAGGAAAAAAAAGGAAATTTTAAATCTGATTCAGTTTTCTCAAAAAAACTGAGGGCAGGAAAAAGAAGAACGTATTTCTTCGATGTGAAGTCAACCAAAGCGAATGATTATTTTCTTACGATAACAGAAAGTAAGAAGCGCCAGGATGACAGCTATGAGCGTTTCAAGATTTTTCTTTATAAAGAAGATTTTAACAAATTTCTTGAATCGCTTACAGAAACAATAGATCATGTTAAGACGGAGTTGATGCCGCACTATGATTTCGACGAATTTGCGAAACGCCAGGCTGAGTACGAGAAGAATCGTGAAATGAACAGGTTGGAAGGAGGAGATGCTGAAACTGAGCATCATGATTTGACGTTTGCCGCAGATGCACCAGCCAAGAATTTTGATGAACCCATTAAAGATGTACAACCGGAACCACCGGCTCCATCAGCACCACCACCTCCTCCCGTCGATCATGTTGACGATGATGATTTAAAGTGGTAA
- a CDS encoding aryl-sulfate sulfotransferase — MKISTAIFFALLFLVFTTPKTASGQFQYVSPVPGSTYHHPETNIILRNGSMIDKSSLSSLLIHVTGSLSGVHACRIVLADDGKTIVIYPLKKFSEGEQVYVNVADGFRKTNGALISGTAFQFDIHPVYSSNDKESIRQALKYAKDIELIDSGIPVDAHDGDVRDLCAMPTYTITSTGNELKQDVFYFNFRGGDGCFGKSIISNEGDSLYATFDDERGIGFTINKNGYLTYYNYVDSCFDVMDSSYNVVKQYFMGNGYRADEHEFLIYPDGKSFMICYDTHPNQDLSDLGGLDTVDVIGCVIQELDADQNVIFQWRSWDHMLYTDAIGWAFIAVTQGQPVFDWTHSNSLELDADGNLLLSSRHLCEITKIDLTTGEMMWRMGGDNNQFTFVDDPDATHFSGQHDFRRLASGNYTLFNNGNNVTPNVSSAKEYQLDQVNKVATMVWKYKHPMVGNVNVFGPAMGSVQRLSNGNTFIDWGLLSSNINQVPRFSEVDAAGNIVWEFNFDSEYYVSYRAHKFDWNRCAPVVDSMFELTYITSDSAVLEWSVPNFNSSFIFQYKLVSASGWTSIPVETNTITLSNLQSDSSYAWRIQSVCTSVQDSSAYSGVDTFTTLSTMTEFISGEQFSIAMYPNPATDKLIVSFGMNQSVQVTLSLTNILGEISLEESFMSVKGTNFNTIDLHQLPSGIYVVTLQSSHSTYRKQLVVR; from the coding sequence ATGAAAATTTCTACTGCTATATTTTTTGCCCTTTTATTTTTAGTCTTCACTACACCAAAAACCGCGAGTGGTCAGTTTCAATATGTATCACCGGTTCCGGGCAGCACCTATCACCATCCTGAAACAAATATTATTTTAAGAAACGGATCAATGATTGACAAGTCTTCTTTAAGTTCGTTGTTGATTCATGTAACCGGTTCGTTAAGTGGGGTACATGCGTGCCGGATTGTATTGGCTGATGATGGTAAGACAATAGTCATTTATCCGCTTAAGAAATTTTCAGAAGGCGAGCAGGTTTATGTGAATGTGGCTGATGGCTTCCGCAAAACAAATGGAGCACTCATTTCAGGAACTGCATTCCAGTTTGATATTCATCCTGTTTATTCATCCAATGATAAAGAAAGTATCAGGCAAGCACTTAAGTACGCAAAAGATATTGAGCTGATTGACTCCGGAATACCGGTTGACGCGCATGATGGTGATGTGCGGGATCTTTGTGCAATGCCAACTTATACCATTACTTCTACAGGTAATGAATTAAAGCAGGATGTGTTTTACTTTAACTTCAGAGGTGGTGATGGATGTTTTGGTAAATCCATAATCAGCAATGAAGGTGATTCACTTTATGCAACATTTGATGATGAACGCGGAATTGGTTTCACAATTAATAAAAACGGATATCTCACTTATTACAATTATGTAGACAGTTGTTTTGATGTGATGGATTCATCCTACAATGTGGTAAAGCAGTATTTCATGGGAAATGGTTACCGTGCAGATGAACATGAGTTCCTGATTTATCCTGATGGAAAAAGTTTTATGATTTGCTATGACACACATCCGAATCAGGATCTCTCTGACCTTGGAGGTTTAGATACAGTAGATGTGATTGGTTGCGTGATACAGGAACTTGATGCAGATCAGAATGTGATTTTTCAGTGGCGAAGCTGGGATCATATGTTATATACGGATGCTATTGGGTGGGCTTTCATTGCAGTCACACAAGGTCAACCGGTTTTTGATTGGACCCATTCTAATTCGTTGGAACTGGATGCGGATGGTAACCTGCTGTTATCTTCCAGGCATTTATGTGAAATTACCAAGATTGATTTGACAACAGGCGAGATGATGTGGAGGATGGGAGGTGACAATAACCAGTTTACATTTGTTGACGATCCTGATGCTACTCATTTCAGCGGGCAACACGATTTTCGAAGACTCGCAAGTGGAAATTATACGCTTTTCAACAATGGTAATAATGTAACTCCGAATGTTTCAAGTGCAAAGGAATACCAGCTTGACCAGGTCAATAAAGTTGCTACGATGGTATGGAAATACAAACATCCGATGGTCGGCAATGTAAATGTTTTTGGTCCTGCCATGGGCAGTGTACAACGTCTTTCCAATGGCAATACTTTTATTGACTGGGGATTGTTGTCATCAAATATTAACCAGGTACCGCGCTTTTCAGAAGTGGATGCAGCGGGAAATATTGTTTGGGAATTTAACTTCGACAGTGAATACTATGTTTCCTATCGTGCACATAAATTTGACTGGAACCGGTGTGCACCTGTTGTAGATTCAATGTTTGAGCTTACTTACATTACTTCTGATTCGGCAGTACTTGAATGGTCTGTACCCAATTTTAATTCCTCTTTTATTTTTCAATACAAACTGGTCTCTGCTTCCGGCTGGACCTCTATTCCGGTTGAAACCAATACTATTACACTTTCGAATCTCCAATCTGATTCATCTTATGCCTGGCGCATACAATCTGTTTGCACATCTGTGCAGGATTCTTCTGCTTATTCCGGAGTTGACACATTCACCACGCTGAGTACCATGACTGAATTTATTTCCGGTGAACAGTTTTCGATAGCAATGTATCCAAATCCTGCCACGGATAAATTAATAGTATCATTTGGAATGAATCAATCAGTTCAGGTAACTCTTTCCTTGACCAACATTCTTGGAGAGATCAGTTTAGAAGAATCGTTCATGTCAGTAAAGGGAACTAACTTTAACACAATAGACCTGCATCAATTGCCATCCGGAATTTACGTGGTAACGTTGCAAAGCTCCCATTCAACTTATAGAAAACAGTTGGTTGTGAGGTAG